The following are encoded together in the Ovis aries strain OAR_USU_Benz2616 breed Rambouillet chromosome X, ARS-UI_Ramb_v3.0, whole genome shotgun sequence genome:
- the GJB1 gene encoding gap junction beta-1 protein produces MNWTGLYTLLSGVNRHSTAIGRVWLSVIFIFRIMVLVVAAESVWGDEKSSFICNTLQPGCNSVCYDHFFPISHVRLWSLQLILVSTPALLVAMHVAHQQHIEKKMLRLEGHGDPLHLEEVKRHKVHISGTLWWTYVISVVFRLLFEAAFMYVFYLLYPGYAMVRLVKCDAYPCPNTVDCFVSRPTEKTIFTVFMLAASGICIILNVAEVVYLIFRACARRAQRRSNPPSRKGSGGFGHRLSPEYKQNEINKLLSEQDGSLKDILRRSPGTGAGLAEKSDRCSAC; encoded by the coding sequence ATGAACTGGACGGGTTTGTACACCTTGCTCAGTGGCGTGAATCGGCATTCTACTGCCATTGGCCGAGTATGGCTCTCTGTCATCTTCATCTTCAGAAtcatggtgctggtggtggcTGCCGAGAGCGTGTGGGGTGATGAGAAGTCTTCCTTCATCTGCAACACCCTCCAGCCTGGCTGCAATAGTGTCTGCTACgaccactttttccccatttcccaCGTGCGTCTGTGGTCTCTGCAGCTCATCTTGGTGTCCACCCCAGCTCTCCTCGTGGCCATGCACGTGGCACACCAGCAGCACATTGAAAAGAAAATGCTTCGACTTGAGGGCCACGGCGACCCCCTGCACCTGGAGGAGGTGAAGAGGCACAAGGTCCACATCTCAGGGACACTGTGGTGGACCTATGTGATCAGCGTGGTCTTCCGGCTGCTGTTCGAGGCCGCTTTCATGTATGTCTTTTATCTGCTCTATCCTGGCTACGCCATGGTGCGGCTGGTCAAGTGTGATGCCTACCCCTGCCCCAACACAGTGGACTGCTTCGTGTCCCGCCCCACGGAGAAAACCATCTTCACGGTCTTCATGCTGGCCGCCTCAGGCATCTGCATCATCCTCAACGTGGCCGAGGTGGTGTACCTCATCTTCCGGGCCTGTGCCCGCCGAGCCCAGCGCCGCTCCAATCCACCCTCCCGCAAGGGCTCGGGGGGCTTCGGCCATCGCCTCTCACCTGAATACAAGCAGAATGAGATCAACAAGCTGCTGAGTGAGCAGGACGGCTCCCTGAAAGACATACTGCGCCGCAGCCCTGGCACCGGGGCTGGGCTGGCTGAGAAGAGTGACCGCTGCTCGGCCTGCTGA